A stretch of Besnoitia besnoiti strain Bb-Ger1 chromosome III, whole genome shotgun sequence DNA encodes these proteins:
- a CDS encoding leucine rich repeat-containing protein (encoded by transcript BESB_046940), which translates to MHLSPVCETDDTMEAQLNGLGGARIDGDDANDTAGHTKSEEGCGATVGYPGNSPAFSKDHRVRDTGSFVQGDLTPKSLSGATCDSDIASLVDPQGDVVSCSMLKHDRGGQCQNVRQGGCCGLWPDRSGGEPTVTCAPKSLPLITRTLAEAGVPANAEQATAQSRASRALRPTYVERAHFPKVEATETITSMYRRLCREYEVSPNPLLLRAFEASDPIAATSVHRCPSTITDVDCPGNVKPVFCQRLDDLGVIPAVLTLVRCGPQLRSLNFSYNNLSDDGAFSLSTLVAECPVLRSLNLRANNIGSEGAGKLVEGLIRCSTIEDLDMSLNPIGCNGAIALAKWLRINQSLKRLSVDSCQIDWNGLIAIATALKEQNRTVENLSIANLAKIAVQPDHCFHWGSMVAVNNKLTNLCLAKQGVKDQGIKVLVPFLKQNKALTKLDLSCNQITFFGAKAICDLLRANTPIQVLNLDCNRLGGHGARYLATGIRENHRLECLHLNNNGISPLGLVDLAEALLANCCLRQVTLAVNDFDSKSAAAFSKLTGPETPRVVPLQTDFKTYEVDARTLVCNNATP; encoded by the exons ATGCACCTGTCTCCTGTCTGTGAGACAGACGATACGATGGAGGCCCAGCTGAACGGGCTCGGCGGGGCGCGGATCGACGGGGACGACGCCAACGACACTGCTGGGCATACCAAGTCGGAAGAGGGATGCGGTGCTACAGTTGGTTATCCGGGGAACTCTCCAGCATTTTCTAAGGACCACCGTGTACGGGATACGGGCAGTTTCGTCCAGGGCGACTTGACTCCAAAATCACTTTCAGGTGCGACATGCGATTCAGATATCGCCTCGCTGGTTGACCCACAAGGTGATGTAGTTTCTTGCTCCATGCTGAAGCACGACAGGGGCGGTCAATGCCAAAATGTCAGACAGGGTGGATGTTGTGGCCTGTGGCCCGACCGCTCTGGAGGAGAACCAACAGTGACCTGCGCCCCAAAAAGTCTGCCCCTCATAACCCGTACCCTGGCAGAAGCGGGTGTTCCCGCGAACGCGGAGCAAGCGACAGCTCAGAGCAGAGCATCCCGGGCGCTACGTCCTACGTACGTTGAGCGAGCTCATTTCCCGAAGGTAGAAGCAACTGAGACAATCACGTCTATGTATCGCCGGCTGTGCCGTGAATATGAGGTGTCACCAaaccctcttcttcttcgagcGTTCGAAGCATCTGACCCGATTGCTGCGACATCGGTGCACCGATGCCCATCCACTATCACGGACGTCGATTGTCCTGGCAACGTGAAACCTGTGTTTTGTCAACGCCTAGATGACCTCGGAGTGATACCTGCAGTGCTAACTTTGGTGCGATGTGGACCACAGCTGCGCTCCCTCAACTTTTCGTATAACAACTTGTCCGACGATGGAGCATTCTCTCTGTCTACTCTTGTAGCAGAGTGCCCCGTGCTGCGCTCATTGAACTTGCGCGCGAATAACATTGGGAGTGAAGGGGCAGGTAAGCTTGTCGAAGGCCTCATCAGGTGCTCAACCATCGAGGATCTGGATATGAGCCTCAACCCGATAGGCTGCAATGGAGCTATTGCTTTGGCGAAATGGCTCCGAATCAACCAAAGCCTCAAGCGGCTGAGCGTTGACTCATGCCAGATCGACTGGAATGGTCTTATCGCTATCGCCACCGCCCTCAAAGAGCAGAATCGA ACAGTTGAGAACTTGAGCATCGCAAACTTGGCAAAAATCGCCGTACAGCCAGACCACTGCTTTCATTGGGGGAG CATGGTTGCAGTCAATAACAAACTGACCAACCTGTGTCTAGCAAAACAAGGTGTGAAGGACCAAGGAATCAAGGTGCTCGTGCCCTTCCTCAAGCAGAATAAGGCCCTCACAAAGCTCGACCTCTCCTGCAACCAGATTAC cttcttcggcgcgAAGGCCATCTGCGACCTCCTTCGAGCCAACACGCCGATACAGGTTCTGAATCTCGACTGCAACAGATTAGGAGGACACGGAGCGCGATATTTGGCAACCGGTATCAGAGAAAACCACAGATTGGAGTGCCTTCACTTGAACAACAACGGCATATCTCCGCTAGGGCTGGTGGATTTGGCTGAAGCCCTGTTAGCCAATTG CTGCCTTCGTCAGGTTACGTTGGCGGTGAACGACTTCGATTCCAAAAGCGCTGCAGCTTTCAGCAAGCTAACTGGGCCAGAAACACCTCGCGTTGTTCCTCTGCAGACAGACTTCAAGACGTATGAAGTTGACGCCAGAACGCTTGTGTGTAATAACGCAACCCCGTGA
- a CDS encoding ribosomal protein RPS15 (encoded by transcript BESB_046950): protein MADGADAAANQPKRRTFRTFSYRGIELDKLLDLKMEDLLELFRSRQRRKFQRGIKRKATTLMKKLRISKKNCAYGEKPEPVNTHLRDLVVVPEMIGSVVGVYNGKQFINVEIKPEMVGYYLGEFSISYKPVRHGKPGIGATHSSRFIPLK from the exons ATG gcGGATGGAGCAGATGCAGCGGCTAATCAGCCCAAGAGGCGTACGTTCCGTACGTTCTCCTACCGCGGCATTGAGCTGGACAAGCTCCTTGACTTGAAAATGGAGGATCTTCTTGAGTTGTTCCGCTCCCGCCAGCGTCGCAAGTTCCAGAGAGGCATCAAGCGCAAAGCGACGACTCTGATGAAGAAGCTCAGGATCTCCAAGAAGAACTGCGCGTACGGCGAGAAGCCCGAGCCCGTTAACACCCATCTACGTGATTTGGTTGTTGTCCCCGAAATGATTGGCTCTGTCGTTGGCGTGTACAACGGCAAGCAGTTCATCAACGTCGAAATCAAG CCTGAGATGGTCGGCTACTACCTTGGCGAGTTCTCCATTTCCTACAAGCCCGTGCGTCACGGAAAGCCTGGCATTGGAGCGACCCACTCGTCTCGTTTCATTCCTCTGAAATAG
- a CDS encoding GMC oxidoreductase (encoded by transcript BESB_046960) gives MADSSNSHRASLLEPFPLSRSVVLFALCLCTAYCHGAALGAESPVIPANEMAQHDDVRAAILPGSSGLDGGFQMEEALLVASVRAARKFLSILNPLNWLLYLVGAEDDRLAPGSFCNPAAHLDHECTTLFDHIVVGCGATGCPLARTLSEGGKRVLLIERGKERSFSRTPNAMTINGAGRAIQDEDISQAIVTTQGIRTNTANIMGGGTSINMAIVIEEEKEFFEYLNQAYGYNWKMDRVAEAYEWLSRQNYFPMPQDARFGTAWTKALLSRGYTPWTPAGRAYTGGPLPTGYRFRMGYIWGGGSFFNHDEGDFRMASDTLLGPDKGKVRNANLTVLTEHAVQRVRFDASGAVPRAVCIDYRKTAFEDQQTLGTMNTISTGFIGWKAQAYYLLKRAKAALMFYSKTDPEESKIIKRACVGKNGEITLSAGAIHTPLLLMRSGIGSREQLKKISVPPVKELPAVGKNLRDRMFIPINLFTVEKNSSPAYHPSRICEATGVAKLGPDCDDFKIGDRSLKCTLAVAEELYGGNITEGVILGTRYIFPPAFRHHPLVDKAFEIMTYCARHRPLVEHMHDYLPICATIEPMVNCFRRGSAPFYFTSEPKSSGYVALDERGEVEVELNYLKDEQEIFDAIRGMQNLLEALKAPVWRGVVEPISLKSCPVQIMSGVLDLVARVGQEAIGEIFHGPGLHEIRQNLELLLPGNRTVVPLDAPQVSDEADDGIEISQENFDRYVKGLAAIQEKQDKVEAMLRQTQPLPTAGRVKTEADTSRVDWKKILSELRKESLARGDVKKKDKDVCDATCDGSEAPPPHGTLESCSFKDPYHFYSGMCGTGSREDSEGSTELPSGAGELSPTEDPEAFGRFWSNRFRPGSNRDQWQASYPPILPRTDHPEEVAEFVFAFMTSLWHLHGTSKMGEVVDQNFNVIGVDGLSIADASALSKVTRMNPTATLEMMGRYIGLGKLDEWRRQMTSSSPSEFLSEVI, from the exons ATGGCAGATTCAAGCAACTCGCATCGCGCTAGCCTGCTCGAACCGTTCCCTCTAAGCCGCTCTGTTGTATTATTCGCATTATGTTTGTGCACGGCGTATTGTCACGGAGCGGCCCTTGGCGCCGAATCGCCGGTGATCCCGGCAAATGAAATGGCTCAACATGACGATGTCCGCGCTGCAATACTACCTGGCAGTAGCGGATTGGACGGAGGTTTTCAAATGGAAGAAGCCCTCTTAGTTGCTTCAGTAAGAGCTGCCAGGAAATTTCTCAGCATTCTGAATCCTCTAAACTGGCTTCTCTACTTGGTGGGCGCTGAAGATGATCGCTTGGCTCCCGGGTCTTTCTGTAATCCTGCTGCTCATTTGGATCACGAGTGCACTACGCTGTTCGACCACATCGTCGTCGGCTGCGGAGCCACAGGTTGCCCGCTCGCGCGTACACTCTCCGAGGGAG GCAAGCGGGTGCTTTTAATAGAGAGGGGGAAAGAGAGGAGCTTCTCAAGGACTCCAAACGCAATGACAATCAACGGTGCAGGACGGGCCATCCAAGATGAGGACATCAGCCAGGCTATCGTCACTACTCAGGGCATACGAACTAACACTGCTAACATCATGGGTGGTGGGACGAGTATCAACATGGCCATTGTCATtgaggaggagaaagaaTTTTTTGAGTATCTGAATCAAGCCTACGGCTACAACTGGAAGATGGACCGTGTTGCTGAA GCATACGAGTGGCTCAGTCGGCAGAACTATTTTCCAATGCCACAGGATGCGCGTTTCGGAACTGCGTGGACAAAGGCCCTCCTTAGCCGCGGCTACACTCCTTGGACTCCTGCAGGGCGCGCTTACACAGGCGGGCCATTACCCACAGGATATCGGTTTCGCATGGGATACATTTGGGGTGGCGGTTCTTTTTTCAACCATGATGAAGGCGACTTCAGAATGGCCAGCGACACGTTGCTCGGTCCGGACAAAGGCAAGGTGCGCAACGCGAATCTCACGGTTCTCACGGAGCACGCTGTCCAGCGGGTGCGGTTTGACGCAAGTGGCGCCGTGCCACGAGCTGTCTGCATCGACTACCGGAAGACAGCGTTTGAGGATCAGCAAACTCTCGGCACAATGAATACAATCTCCACAGGGTTCA TTGGCTGGAAAGCTCAGGCGTACTACCTGCTGAAGCGCGCCAAAGCAGCCTTGATGTTCTACTCCAAGACGGATCCCGAGGAATCAAAGATAATAAAGCGCGCATGTGTAGGGAAAAACGGGGAAATCACTTTATCCGCGGGTGCAATACATACGCCGCTCTTACTTATGCGCTCGGGGATTGGCTCTCGCGAGCAGCTCAAGAAGATATCAGTACCACCAGTGAAAGAGCTTCCAGCTGTGGGGAAGAACCTGAGGGATCGGATGTTTATTCCTATCAATTTATTTACTGTCGAGAAGAACTCATCCCCAGCCTACCACCCATCGAGAATTTGTGAGGCAACTGGTGTTGCGAAGCTGGGGCCTGACTGCGACGACTTCAA GATTGGGGACCGGTCGCTCAAATGCACTTTGGCGGTTGCTGAAGAATTGTACGGCGGCAACATCACCGAGGGTGTGATCTTGGGTACCCGCTACATCTTCCCTCCCGCATTCCGTCATCATCCATTGGTGGACAAGGCCTTTGAGATCATGACATACTGTGCCCGACACCGCCCACTGGTGGAGCACATGCATGATTACCTTCCGATTTGCGCCACCATCGAGCCGATGGTAAACTGCTTCAG ACGAGGTAGCGCGCCGTTTTATTTTACGTCCGAGCCGAAGTCGAGCGGATACGTCGCGCTTGATGAACGGGGGGAGGTGGAGGTAGAGCTTAACTACTTGAAGGACGAACAGGAGATATTTGATGCCATTCGCGGAATGCAAAACTTGCTGGAGGCTCTTAAGGCTCCGGTGTGGAGGGGAGTCGTTGAGCCAATCTCCCTTAAATCCTGCCCTGTCCAAATCATGAGCGGGGTATTAGACCTTGTCGCTCGAGTCGGGCAGGAAGCTATCGGCGAAATCTTCCATGGTCCCGGTCTCCATGAG ATCCGGCAAAACTTGGAGCTGCTCCTACCCGGTAACCGTACTGTGGTCCCCCTCGACGCACCGCAAGTTTCAGATGAGGCTGATGATGGCATCGAGATTTCACAGGAGAACTTCGACAGATATGTTAAGGGCTTAGCAGCAATTCAGGAAAAACAGGATAAAGTGGAGGCCATGCTACGACAAACTCAACCACTGCCTACAGCTGGAAGAGTCAAAACAGAGGCAGACACCTCACGTGTTGACTGGAAGAAGATCTTATCTGAGCTCCGGAAAGAGTCTCTGGCGCGAGGTGATGTAAAAAAGAAAGACAAGGATGTGTGCGATGCCACTTGCGATGGGAGCGAGGCACCGCCCCCCCACGGAACTTTGGAAAGCTGCTCCTTCAAGGACCCGTATCACTTCTACAGCGGCATGTGTGGCACAGGTTCCAGGGAAGACAGTGAGGGTTCTACGGAGCTgcccagcggcgcaggagaacTGTCACCCACTGAGGATCCCGAGGCCTTTGGCCGATTCTGGTCGAACAGGTTTCGGCCCGGTTCTAACAGGGACCAATGGCAAGCCTCTTACCCTCCGATCTTGCCAC GCACGGATCATCCAGAGGAAGTCGCAGAGTTTGTCTTTGCGTTCATGACAAGTCTCTGGCACTTACACGGGACATCAAAAATGGGAGAAGTTGTTGACCAAAACTTCAACGTCATTGGCGTTGACGGCCTGTCAAtcgccgacgcctccgcaCTGTCAAAAGTTACCCGGATGAACCCTACCGCGACACTCGAGATGATGGGGCGCTACATCGGCCTTGGAAAGCTCGACGAGTGGCGGCGTCAAATGACGTCGAGCTCACCCAGTGAATTCTTGTCGGAGGTGATCTAA